From the genome of Deinococcus sp. JMULE3, one region includes:
- a CDS encoding metallophosphoesterase, with product MRPLWVVGDVHGAYDKLRAMLLRAGLIDFDGSWTAGDTHLVFLGDYLDRGPNGLEVIRLIRSLEVQAPEVGGQVTALLGNHEVMFLASLVFRHADPHDRMGFREYWLENGGQPRDADLLEPSDLAWLSSRPAMAASHGWLLVHADSMMYLRLGDSVEGVNAEVARILGNPDPDEWGLFLNWFTERMAFSLGEGEAKARRTLSVFGGERIVHGHTPVYVLLDEALHGPTLGAGAPIPYANRVCVAMDSGMAYREDAGFIARLNQHGIAEVVSFPSGGAMY from the coding sequence ATGAGGCCCCTGTGGGTCGTGGGGGACGTTCACGGCGCGTACGACAAGCTGCGGGCCATGCTGCTGCGCGCGGGCCTGATCGATTTCGACGGGTCGTGGACGGCCGGGGACACGCACCTGGTGTTCCTGGGCGATTACCTGGACCGTGGGCCGAACGGGCTGGAGGTCATCCGGTTGATCCGCAGCCTGGAGGTGCAGGCGCCGGAGGTCGGCGGGCAGGTGACGGCACTGCTGGGCAATCACGAGGTGATGTTCCTGGCGTCGCTGGTGTTCCGGCACGCGGACCCGCACGACCGGATGGGCTTCCGGGAGTACTGGCTGGAGAACGGCGGGCAGCCGCGTGACGCGGACCTGCTCGAACCGAGCGATCTGGCGTGGCTCTCCAGTCGTCCGGCGATGGCGGCGTCGCACGGGTGGCTGCTGGTGCACGCGGACAGCATGATGTACCTGCGGCTGGGTGACAGCGTGGAGGGCGTGAATGCCGAGGTCGCGCGGATTCTGGGCAATCCCGATCCGGACGAGTGGGGGCTGTTCCTGAACTGGTTCACGGAACGCATGGCGTTCTCGCTGGGCGAGGGTGAGGCGAAGGCCCGCCGGACCCTGTCGGTGTTCGGCGGGGAGCGGATCGTGCACGGGCACACGCCGGTGTACGTGCTGCTGGACGAGGCGCTGCACGGGCCGACGCTGGGGGCGGGCGCGCCGATTCCGTACGCGAACCGGGTGTGCGTGGCGATGGACAGCGGCATGGCGTACCGCGAGGACGCGGGCTTCATCGCGCGCCTGAACCAGCACGGCATCGCGGAGGTCGTGTCGTTCCCCAGCGGCGGAGCCATGTACTGA
- a CDS encoding ATP-binding cassette domain-containing protein, translating to MLDIQNVTKSYRAYQALRGVTLQAHSGEVFGLLGPNGAGKTTLLRILATLLEPTSGTAVVGGHDIHHDPEGVRRAVGVVNGGMGLPARLTGREVLRSFATLYGMTRAQADARITELDDRLELGRTLDVRAGEYSTGMKQKVVIARAVIHDPPVLILDEAASGLDIFARRTLLDFVHATRAPGRLTVYSTHVMSEVEEVCDRVAILHEGQLLNVGTIPDVLARTGASSLERAFFTLVRPESAPVEARHAR from the coding sequence ATGCTCGACATTCAGAACGTCACCAAGTCCTACCGCGCCTACCAGGCACTGCGCGGCGTCACCCTGCAGGCCCACAGCGGCGAGGTCTTCGGCCTGCTCGGCCCGAACGGCGCCGGGAAGACCACCCTGCTGCGCATCCTCGCCACGCTGCTCGAACCGACCTCCGGCACCGCCGTGGTCGGCGGGCACGACATCCACCACGATCCGGAAGGAGTGAGGCGCGCGGTCGGCGTCGTGAACGGCGGCATGGGCCTCCCCGCGCGCCTCACGGGCCGCGAGGTCCTGCGCTCCTTCGCCACGCTGTACGGCATGACCCGCGCCCAGGCCGACGCGCGCATCACGGAACTCGACGACCGGCTGGAACTGGGCCGCACGCTGGACGTCCGCGCCGGGGAGTACTCGACCGGCATGAAGCAGAAGGTCGTGATCGCCCGCGCCGTCATCCACGACCCGCCCGTCCTGATCCTCGACGAGGCGGCCAGCGGCCTGGACATCTTCGCGCGGCGCACCCTGCTGGACTTCGTGCACGCCACCCGCGCGCCGGGCCGCCTGACCGTGTACTCCACCCACGTCATGAGCGAGGTCGAGGAAGTCTGCGACCGCGTCGCCATCCTGCACGAGGGGCAGCTCCTGAACGTCGGCACCATCCCCGACGTGCTGGCCCGCACGGGCGCGAGCAGCCTGGAACGCGCCTTCTTCACCCTCGTCCGCCCGGAATCTGCCCCCGTGGAGGCCCGCCATGCCCGCTGA
- a CDS encoding ABC transporter ATP-binding protein yields MDRTHESAGPPALRLSGITKRFPGVVANDAVDLTVHAGEVLALLGENGAGKSTLISILYGLYQPDEGAVELDGRAVRIGSPAQALRLGIGLVPQHPLLVSRHSVAENLALGGAGGLFPARRVAGRVRDLSARYGLEVDPEARVSDLSPGEKQRVEIVRALLGGARVLILDEPTSVLTPQEADGLFRVMRELKADGRSLIFISHKLDEVLAVADRVTVLRRGKVVGGVPTLGATRESLAELMVGRSVDFTRKRADGPGPEAGALLSVSDLSAHGSRGLPALRGVSFELRRGEVLGVAGIAGNGQSELVEVLAGLHEATGTVTLDGQPLSGDAAGRFRSGVAHIPEDRIHSGTVPTMTVAENLALRDFARAPLARGLARDLGATDDRARREVEAYAVATPGIHTPTRLLSGGNIQKLILARELAGQPKLILAVHPTYGLDIGATDQVHRVLLDRTAQGAGVLLVSEDLDELLSLSDRVAVMVGGSLLGPFPVSGVTRESLGLLMGGAHPHSIPGADQGPTQNGVMA; encoded by the coding sequence GTGGACCGAACCCATGAATCTGCCGGGCCGCCCGCGTTGCGGCTGAGCGGCATCACGAAACGTTTTCCGGGGGTCGTGGCGAACGACGCGGTGGACCTGACCGTCCACGCGGGCGAGGTGCTGGCCCTGCTGGGCGAGAACGGCGCGGGGAAAAGCACCCTGATCTCGATCCTGTACGGCCTGTACCAGCCGGACGAGGGCGCGGTGGAACTGGACGGCCGGGCGGTGCGGATCGGCAGTCCGGCGCAGGCGCTGCGGCTCGGGATCGGGCTGGTGCCGCAGCATCCGCTGCTGGTGTCGCGGCATTCGGTGGCCGAGAATCTGGCGCTGGGCGGCGCGGGTGGGTTGTTCCCGGCGCGGCGCGTGGCGGGCCGGGTGCGGGACCTCTCGGCGCGATACGGGCTGGAGGTGGACCCGGAGGCGCGCGTGTCGGACCTGTCGCCGGGCGAGAAGCAGCGCGTGGAGATCGTGCGGGCGCTGCTGGGCGGCGCGCGGGTCCTGATTCTGGACGAGCCGACGAGCGTGCTGACCCCGCAGGAGGCCGACGGGCTGTTCCGCGTGATGCGCGAGCTGAAGGCGGACGGGCGCAGCCTGATCTTCATCTCTCACAAGCTCGACGAGGTGCTGGCGGTGGCGGACCGCGTGACGGTGCTGCGCCGGGGCAAGGTCGTGGGCGGCGTGCCCACGCTGGGCGCGACCCGTGAGAGCCTCGCGGAGCTGATGGTGGGCCGCAGCGTGGACTTTACCCGCAAGCGCGCGGACGGCCCCGGCCCGGAGGCGGGCGCCCTGCTGAGCGTAAGTGACCTGAGCGCACACGGGTCGCGCGGCCTGCCAGCCCTGCGCGGCGTGAGCTTCGAACTGCGCCGCGGCGAGGTGCTCGGCGTGGCCGGGATTGCCGGGAACGGGCAGAGCGAACTGGTCGAGGTCCTGGCCGGGCTGCACGAGGCGACGGGCACGGTCACGCTGGACGGGCAGCCGCTGAGCGGGGACGCCGCCGGGCGCTTCCGTTCGGGCGTGGCGCACATCCCGGAGGACCGCATTCACAGCGGCACGGTGCCGACGATGACGGTCGCGGAGAACCTCGCGCTGCGGGACTTCGCGCGGGCGCCGCTGGCGCGCGGGCTGGCGCGGGACCTGGGCGCCACCGATGACCGCGCGCGGCGCGAGGTCGAGGCGTACGCGGTCGCCACGCCGGGCATTCACACGCCCACGCGGCTGCTGTCGGGCGGGAACATCCAGAAGCTGATCCTGGCGCGCGAACTGGCCGGGCAGCCGAAACTGATCCTGGCGGTGCACCCCACGTACGGGCTGGATATCGGCGCGACCGATCAGGTGCACCGGGTGCTGCTGGACCGCACGGCGCAGGGGGCGGGCGTGCTGCTGGTCAGCGAGGATCTGGATGAACTGCTGAGCCTGTCGGACCGCGTGGCGGTCATGGTGGGCGGCTCGCTGCTGGGGCCGTTCCCTGTGTCCGGGGTCACGCGCGAGTCGCTGGGTCTGCTGATGGGCGGCGCGCACCCGCACAGCATTCCCGGCGCGGATCAGGGACCGACTCAGAATGGGGTGATGGCGTGA
- a CDS encoding metallophosphoesterase — MRIAVLADIHGNADALDAALRDAHDQGAERLIVNGDVVNRGPDSAQVLQTLLDRDDVTFTLGNHDDLLRLWHARSDVLPADWYADPFWGATDWSATQLDRAGLLHAPADWPMTLDLHEPGLPPVQIAHGTRDHYRESLSDRSDPARLDALSAAPDGTRYGALIGSHIHRPVQHDHGGTLILNTGAVGSPATGDPRAQYLLLDAHPGGWQATLRAVPYDRSGILRRFQTSGLLDTGLSARIFRDEIITARSLYTPYWTWTEDHGIPRTDASWTDFLSLHPDLQPV; from the coding sequence ATGAGGATCGCTGTCCTGGCCGACATTCACGGGAACGCCGACGCGCTGGACGCCGCGCTGCGCGATGCCCACGACCAGGGCGCCGAACGGCTGATCGTGAACGGCGACGTCGTCAACCGCGGCCCGGACTCCGCGCAGGTCCTCCAGACCCTGCTGGACCGCGACGACGTGACCTTCACGCTGGGGAACCACGACGACCTGCTGCGCCTGTGGCACGCCCGCAGCGACGTCCTGCCCGCCGACTGGTATGCCGACCCGTTCTGGGGCGCGACCGACTGGAGCGCCACGCAACTGGACCGCGCGGGCCTGCTGCACGCTCCTGCCGACTGGCCCATGACCCTGGACCTGCACGAACCGGGACTGCCGCCCGTGCAGATCGCGCACGGCACCCGCGACCACTACCGCGAGAGCCTCAGCGACCGCAGCGACCCCGCCCGGCTGGACGCCCTGAGCGCCGCGCCGGACGGCACCCGGTACGGCGCGCTGATCGGCTCGCACATCCACCGGCCCGTGCAGCACGACCACGGCGGCACGCTGATCCTGAACACCGGCGCCGTCGGTTCCCCGGCCACGGGCGACCCCCGCGCGCAGTACCTGCTGCTCGACGCGCACCCCGGCGGGTGGCAGGCCACCCTGCGCGCCGTGCCGTACGACCGCAGCGGAATCCTGCGCCGCTTCCAGACCAGCGGCCTGCTCGACACCGGCCTGAGCGCCCGCATCTTCCGGGACGAGATCATCACCGCCCGCAGCCTCTACACCCCCTACTGGACCTGGACGGAAGACCACGGCATCCCCCGCACCGACGCCAGCTGGACCGACTTCCTGAGCCTGCATCCGGACCTCCAACCGGTCTGA
- the hspR gene encoding heat shock protein transcriptional repressor HspR, fused homodimer type, whose translation MPSDAKNRPVYVISVAAELVDMHPQTLRLYERKGLIRPGRSSGKTRLYSERDIEHLREIRRLTQELGVNLAGVEEVMRLQHELDDMQGEFEAEIERIESELREQAQRPEALPGVDGRIDPRDRPVYVISIAAELVDMHPQTLRLYERKQLIRPGRSSGKTRLYSERDIEHLREIRRLTQELGVNLAGVEEIMRLRHQLDSTRAGLESNVRRIQEDITERMTKWRTLPQGEQEAGADGD comes from the coding sequence ATGCCCAGCGACGCGAAAAACCGGCCCGTGTATGTGATTTCCGTGGCGGCGGAACTGGTGGACATGCATCCCCAGACGCTGCGCCTGTATGAACGCAAGGGCCTGATCCGTCCGGGGCGCAGCAGCGGCAAGACGCGCCTGTACAGTGAACGTGACATCGAGCACCTCCGCGAGATCCGCCGCCTGACGCAGGAACTCGGCGTGAACCTCGCGGGCGTCGAGGAGGTCATGCGGCTGCAGCACGAGCTGGACGACATGCAGGGTGAGTTCGAGGCGGAGATCGAACGCATCGAGTCCGAGTTGCGGGAGCAGGCGCAGCGGCCCGAGGCGCTGCCGGGCGTGGACGGCCGTATCGATCCGCGTGACCGGCCGGTGTACGTGATCAGCATCGCGGCGGAACTGGTGGACATGCACCCGCAGACGCTGCGCCTGTACGAACGCAAGCAGCTGATCCGTCCGGGCCGCAGCAGCGGCAAGACGCGGCTGTACAGCGAGCGTGACATCGAGCACCTGCGCGAGATCCGCCGCCTGACGCAGGAACTCGGCGTGAACCTCGCCGGGGTCGAGGAGATCATGCGGCTGCGCCATCAACTGGATTCCACGCGCGCCGGTCTGGAAAGCAACGTGCGGCGCATTCAGGAGGACATCACGGAGCGCATGACGAAGTGGCGCACCCTCCCGCAGGGCGAGCAGGAGGCCGGTGCGGACGGGGACTGA
- a CDS encoding redoxin family protein, whose protein sequence is MHRLTTLTTLLAVSLLASPPAQAVTTGRPPPELTGGPWLNTSAPLTLAGLRGRVVLVNFWVYSCINCHNSLPTLQRWSGQYRAQGLEIIGVHTPEFESDKPTDSVRAALKQDGVTWPVVQDNALRNWRAWGIRAWPTFLLIDRQGRVRFTHRGEISSRFPQAIPVLEARLRVLLAEK, encoded by the coding sequence ATGCACCGACTGACCACCCTGACCACGTTGCTTGCCGTCAGCCTGCTCGCCTCGCCGCCTGCGCAGGCCGTGACCACCGGGCGGCCGCCACCGGAACTGACCGGCGGCCCCTGGCTGAACACCTCCGCGCCCCTGACCCTGGCGGGCCTGAGGGGCCGGGTGGTGCTCGTGAACTTCTGGGTGTACTCGTGCATCAACTGCCACAACAGTCTGCCCACCCTGCAACGCTGGTCCGGGCAGTACCGCGCGCAGGGCCTGGAGATCATCGGTGTGCACACCCCGGAATTCGAGTCGGACAAACCCACCGACAGCGTCCGGGCCGCGCTGAAACAGGACGGGGTGACGTGGCCGGTCGTGCAGGACAACGCGTTGCGGAACTGGCGCGCCTGGGGCATACGGGCGTGGCCGACGTTCCTGCTGATCGACCGTCAGGGCCGCGTGCGGTTCACGCATCGGGGCGAGATCAGCTCGCGCTTTCCACAGGCGATTCCTGTGCTGGAGGCCCGACTCCGTGTGCTACTGGCTGAGAAGTGA
- a CDS encoding ABC transporter permease subunit has protein sequence MPAERPTGTARRGGLRPGMVWQIAARDLLTTLRDRRTLSATILMPLILIPLFTLGLPLLMGNLIGGQQQARQQLGVVGTLPEGLRRALTTDEKLPDGTVTRAGVTLVPVTDPLKAVQDGTVEAAIQAAAPLPARAGDGTGTLKLYAKLSNLRARSGAFGKVQDVVDGYNRQLATARLGTLGLGADTLEPVRIQPVDASSAQEQRSGQLAFLIPMLMMQFILAGALATALDATAGEKERGTLESLLVAPVRRAEVVTGKLIATATTALTSAAFSVAGFLLSSVIMRAYQTANPGHVATFTQAMGGQLSLTPTSLLTVLGIALTTALLISSLLILIGIYARSFKEAQTYVAPINLLVVLPAVTLQFADFLNASAALYATPLIGGMLSILDTVKGTGEPAHAALAVAGNLAGTALFSLLALRSFGREEVIFRN, from the coding sequence ATGCCCGCTGAACGCCCCACTGGTACCGCCCGGCGCGGCGGCCTGCGCCCCGGCATGGTCTGGCAGATCGCCGCACGCGACCTCCTGACCACCCTGCGTGACCGCCGCACCCTGAGCGCCACCATCCTCATGCCGCTGATCCTCATCCCGCTGTTCACGCTGGGCCTGCCCCTGCTGATGGGGAACCTGATCGGCGGGCAGCAGCAGGCGCGGCAGCAACTGGGCGTCGTCGGCACCCTGCCCGAGGGCCTGCGCCGCGCCCTGACCACCGACGAGAAGCTCCCCGACGGCACCGTCACCCGCGCCGGCGTGACCCTGGTTCCCGTCACGGACCCGCTGAAGGCCGTGCAGGACGGCACCGTCGAGGCCGCCATCCAGGCCGCCGCCCCGCTGCCCGCCCGCGCCGGGGACGGCACCGGGACCCTGAAGCTGTACGCGAAACTCAGCAACCTCCGCGCCCGCAGCGGCGCGTTCGGCAAGGTGCAGGACGTCGTGGACGGCTACAACCGCCAGCTCGCCACCGCCCGCCTGGGCACGCTGGGCCTCGGCGCGGACACCCTCGAACCCGTCCGCATCCAGCCGGTGGACGCCAGCAGCGCCCAGGAGCAACGCAGCGGGCAACTGGCCTTCCTGATCCCCATGCTGATGATGCAGTTCATCCTCGCGGGCGCCCTGGCCACCGCCCTGGACGCCACCGCAGGCGAGAAGGAACGAGGCACCCTGGAAAGCCTCCTCGTGGCGCCCGTCCGCCGCGCCGAGGTCGTCACCGGGAAACTCATCGCCACCGCCACCACCGCCCTGACCAGCGCCGCGTTCAGCGTCGCCGGATTCCTCCTGAGCAGCGTCATCATGCGCGCCTACCAGACCGCCAATCCCGGCCACGTCGCCACGTTCACGCAGGCGATGGGCGGCCAGCTCAGCCTGACCCCCACCTCGCTGCTCACCGTGCTGGGCATCGCGCTGACCACCGCGCTGCTCATCAGCAGCCTGCTCATCCTGATCGGCATCTACGCCCGCAGCTTCAAGGAAGCTCAGACGTACGTCGCGCCCATCAACCTGCTCGTCGTGCTGCCCGCCGTGACCCTGCAGTTCGCGGACTTCCTGAATGCCAGCGCCGCCCTGTACGCCACGCCACTCATCGGCGGGATGCTCTCCATCCTCGACACCGTCAAGGGCACCGGCGAACCCGCCCACGCCGCACTGGCCGTCGCCGGGAACCTCGCCGGAACCGCGCTGTTCAGCCTGCTGGCCCTGCGGTCCTTCGGCCGCGAGGAAGTCATCTTCCGCAACTGA
- a CDS encoding ABC transporter permease produces MDSIVIEALVRALAVGTPLLLACLGAILNERAGVVNLGVEGLMAVGALAAFAVASKSPDANLWAAVGAAMLAGAALSLLHAFATVTLRANQFVSGLALALIGTGAAGLLGKKFEGLPLFNKVPDWTLGSFTISPFTVAALLLAGLLAFWLNATRGGLTLRSVGENPAAADVLGVNVGLTRVLAVLGGGALAGLAGAFLALSYRSSWADNMTNGLGWIAVALVIFVGWRPLRAIAGALFFGFLYYLQFRLQGNSNVPTEVFSAMPFILVLVVLALAGVRGQAGDAPAALGRAYVRGER; encoded by the coding sequence ATGGATAGCATTGTCATCGAGGCGCTCGTGCGCGCCCTGGCGGTCGGAACGCCGCTGCTGCTCGCGTGCCTGGGCGCGATCCTGAACGAACGCGCCGGGGTCGTGAACCTGGGCGTGGAGGGCCTGATGGCCGTCGGGGCACTCGCCGCGTTCGCGGTGGCCTCGAAGAGTCCGGACGCGAACCTGTGGGCAGCAGTCGGTGCGGCCATGCTGGCAGGCGCGGCCCTCTCACTGCTGCACGCCTTCGCGACCGTCACGCTGCGCGCCAACCAGTTCGTCAGCGGCCTCGCCCTGGCATTGATCGGCACGGGCGCGGCGGGCCTGCTCGGCAAGAAGTTCGAGGGACTGCCCCTCTTCAACAAGGTGCCCGACTGGACGCTGGGCAGCTTCACGATCAGTCCGTTCACGGTCGCCGCGCTGCTCCTGGCGGGCCTGCTGGCCTTCTGGCTGAACGCCACCAGGGGCGGCCTGACCCTGCGCTCGGTCGGGGAGAACCCGGCGGCGGCGGACGTGCTGGGCGTGAACGTCGGCCTGACCCGCGTGCTGGCCGTGCTGGGCGGCGGCGCGCTGGCCGGACTGGCGGGCGCGTTCCTGGCCCTGTCCTACCGCTCGTCGTGGGCGGACAACATGACGAACGGCCTGGGCTGGATCGCCGTGGCACTCGTGATCTTCGTCGGCTGGCGGCCCCTGCGCGCCATCGCCGGGGCGCTGTTCTTCGGGTTCCTGTACTACCTGCAGTTCCGCCTGCAGGGCAACAGCAACGTCCCCACCGAGGTGTTCAGCGCCATGCCGTTCATCCTCGTGCTCGTCGTGCTGGCCCTGGCCGGCGTGCGCGGGCAGGCCGGGGACGCCCCCGCCGCACTGGGCCGCGCATACGTGCGCGGCGAACGGTGA
- a CDS encoding transcriptional regulator has product MFNPPTLEDLQETRRANEKLVLKALESKPEWVETELAKTTSLALSHLRAALASLLDQGRVRRLPGTGTRAVYGLADPGLADVPATPLTSDAKKVRDYLEGRADSALYMSDQLRMTREDVMSALSLLNAHGMITCTFVGSLVIFRLKETQALGQETAAPEKTTGRKKAVA; this is encoded by the coding sequence ATGTTCAATCCCCCCACCCTCGAAGACCTGCAGGAAACCCGCCGCGCCAACGAGAAGCTGGTGCTCAAGGCCCTGGAAAGCAAACCCGAATGGGTCGAGACCGAACTGGCCAAGACGACCAGCCTCGCCCTGAGCCACCTGCGCGCCGCGCTGGCCAGCCTGCTCGACCAGGGCCGCGTGCGCCGCCTGCCCGGCACCGGCACCCGCGCCGTGTACGGCCTGGCCGACCCCGGCCTGGCCGACGTGCCCGCCACCCCGCTGACCAGCGACGCCAAGAAGGTCCGCGACTACCTCGAGGGTCGCGCCGACAGCGCCCTGTACATGAGCGACCAGCTGCGCATGACCCGCGAGGACGTCATGTCCGCCCTGAGCCTCCTGAACGCCCACGGCATGATCACCTGCACCTTCGTGGGCAGCCTCGTGATCTTCCGCCTGAAGGAAACCCAGGCGCTCGGCCAGGAAACCGCCGCGCCCGAGAAGACCACGGGCCGCAAGAAAGCCGTCGCCTGA
- a CDS encoding cyclic-di-AMP receptor, which yields MKLVLAVIQDADATALVRVLSQNAFEVTKLASTGGFLREGNTTLMIGVSDERLDELKRHVQRTCRTRTRLVAPSVPMGEQNEGLVNDPVEVPVGGAVMFVMGVQEFVKV from the coding sequence ATGAAACTCGTGCTGGCTGTGATTCAGGACGCGGACGCGACCGCCCTGGTCCGCGTGCTGTCCCAGAACGCCTTCGAGGTCACGAAACTCGCCAGCACCGGCGGCTTCCTGCGCGAGGGCAACACCACCCTGATGATCGGCGTGTCCGACGAACGCCTCGACGAACTCAAGAGGCACGTGCAGCGCACCTGCCGCACCCGCACCCGCCTCGTCGCGCCCAGCGTCCCGATGGGCGAGCAGAACGAGGGCCTCGTGAACGACCCGGTCGAGGTGCCCGTCGGCGGCGCCGTGATGTTCGTGATGGGCGTGCAGGAATTCGTGAAGGTCTGA
- a CDS encoding ABC transporter permease: protein MTAPSAARTALVTVASVVAALLICALIFVFAGQSPAAVYGTMLRGTLGDPTGLAEVGRRTIPLLLIGAGLALAFRAQFFNIGAEGQLLLGAVFAAGTALFLPVPGALLIPAVFVAGFVGGGLWALVAAALRRVNVNEILSTLMLNYIAVALVTYLIAGPWKGKDVRGYIYTDNFPQGAWLPTVSGTQVHWPTLLLGVALALGLQWLLTRSTFGYALRVVGENPGAAHYAGLSSARVATLVALLTGGLAGLAGAGEVAGIHHRLLEASQISLGYGFTAVIVAWLARGNPALCLITAPLMGVILAGGDLLKIDLNLPFRVVDIFSGVILLCLIASEVFVRHRVQWGRA, encoded by the coding sequence ATGACGGCCCCCTCGGCGGCGCGCACGGCGCTCGTCACGGTGGCGTCGGTGGTGGCAGCGCTGCTGATCTGCGCGCTGATCTTCGTGTTCGCCGGGCAGTCCCCGGCGGCGGTGTACGGCACGATGCTGCGCGGCACGCTGGGCGACCCGACCGGTCTGGCCGAGGTGGGGCGGCGCACCATTCCGCTGCTCCTGATCGGGGCGGGGCTGGCGCTGGCGTTCCGCGCGCAGTTCTTCAACATCGGCGCGGAGGGCCAGCTGCTGCTCGGCGCAGTGTTCGCGGCGGGCACGGCGCTGTTCCTGCCCGTTCCGGGCGCGCTGCTGATCCCGGCGGTGTTCGTGGCGGGCTTCGTCGGCGGGGGCCTGTGGGCGCTCGTGGCGGCGGCGCTGCGACGCGTGAACGTCAATGAGATCCTCTCCACCCTGATGCTGAATTACATCGCGGTGGCGCTGGTCACGTACCTGATCGCCGGGCCGTGGAAGGGCAAGGACGTGCGCGGGTACATCTACACCGATAATTTCCCGCAGGGAGCGTGGCTGCCCACGGTCAGCGGCACGCAGGTGCACTGGCCGACGCTGCTGCTGGGCGTGGCGCTGGCGCTGGGCCTGCAGTGGCTCCTGACCCGCTCGACCTTCGGGTACGCGCTGCGCGTCGTCGGCGAGAACCCCGGCGCGGCGCACTACGCGGGCCTCAGCTCCGCGCGGGTCGCCACGCTGGTCGCCCTCCTCACCGGGGGGCTGGCCGGACTGGCGGGCGCGGGCGAGGTGGCGGGCATCCACCACCGCCTCCTGGAAGCCAGTCAGATCAGCCTGGGGTACGGCTTCACGGCCGTGATCGTCGCGTGGCTGGCGCGTGGGAACCCGGCGCTGTGCCTGATCACCGCGCCGCTGATGGGCGTGATCCTGGCGGGCGGGGACCTGCTGAAGATCGACCTGAACCTCCCGTTCCGCGTGGTGGACATCTTCAGCGGCGTGATCCTGCTGTGCCTGATCGCCTCCGAGGTGTTCGTCCGCCACCGCGTCCAGTGGGGCCGCGCGTGA
- the hemE gene encoding uroporphyrinogen decarboxylase — MTRPSTPVLTPDPTNRDSAFLKTMRGEAAPHTPVWFMRQAGRYMPEYRALRAGRSMLECIRTPELAAEITLQPIKAMPMDAAILFNDILTPLPVMGLDLDFVGGVGPQISNRIETPFDVDRLGVPAAAEVMPYTAESIKLVRQELDPRGVPLIGFVGAPFTLASYAIEGKGSRNYERTKRFMYGEPAAWHRLMDKFETILADYLAEQVKAGAQAVQIFDSWVGALSIYDYVTYVKPATGRLIERTKKLGVPVIYFGTSTHHLLPEMSSLGSDVMGIDWRTPLNDAWKLIQPGQGVQGNLDPLLLQGPWRELKHQTDRILAEVDGRPGHIFNVGHGLLPETPVDMVRRLVDYVHEQTAK, encoded by the coding sequence GTGACCCGACCCAGCACCCCCGTCCTGACCCCTGATCCCACCAACCGCGACTCCGCGTTCCTGAAGACCATGCGCGGCGAGGCCGCCCCGCACACCCCGGTGTGGTTCATGCGGCAGGCCGGACGGTACATGCCCGAGTACCGCGCGCTGCGTGCCGGGCGCAGCATGCTGGAATGCATCCGCACACCGGAACTGGCCGCCGAGATCACCCTGCAGCCCATCAAGGCCATGCCGATGGACGCCGCGATCCTCTTCAACGACATCCTGACGCCGCTGCCCGTCATGGGCCTGGACCTGGACTTCGTGGGGGGCGTCGGCCCGCAGATCAGCAACCGCATCGAGACGCCCTTCGACGTGGACCGCCTGGGCGTACCCGCCGCCGCCGAGGTCATGCCGTACACCGCCGAGTCGATCAAGCTCGTGCGGCAGGAACTCGACCCGCGCGGCGTGCCGCTGATCGGCTTCGTGGGCGCGCCGTTCACGCTCGCCAGCTACGCCATCGAGGGCAAGGGCAGCCGCAACTACGAGCGCACCAAGCGCTTCATGTACGGCGAGCCCGCCGCGTGGCACCGCCTGATGGACAAGTTCGAGACGATCCTCGCGGACTACCTCGCCGAGCAGGTCAAGGCGGGCGCGCAGGCCGTGCAGATCTTCGACTCGTGGGTGGGCGCGCTGAGCATCTACGACTACGTCACGTACGTGAAGCCCGCCACGGGCCGCCTGATCGAACGCACCAAGAAACTGGGCGTGCCCGTCATCTACTTCGGGACGAGCACCCACCACCTCCTGCCCGAGATGTCCTCGCTGGGCAGCGACGTCATGGGCATCGACTGGCGCACGCCCCTGAACGACGCGTGGAAACTCATCCAGCCCGGGCAGGGCGTGCAGGGGAACCTCGACCCGCTGCTGCTGCAGGGCCCCTGGCGTGAACTGAAGCACCAGACCGACCGCATCCTGGCCGAGGTGGACGGCCGCCCCGGGCACATCTTCAACGTGGGGCACGGCCTGCTGCCCGAGACGCCCGTGGACATGGTCCGCCGCCTCGTGGACTACGTGCACGAGCAGACCGCGAAGTAA